From a single Bradyrhizobium sediminis genomic region:
- a CDS encoding Bug family tripartite tricarboxylate transporter substrate binding protein, whose amino-acid sequence MIPFHARLFGAVVALTLAAGYPALSQQLELKVMAPAAPGGGWDQTARAMQQALVAAGIARSVQVTNVAGAGGSVGIAQFVNGAKGDGNQMMVNGFVMVGALAMNKSPVTLDQVTPIARLTEEIQVIVVPANSPIKTAQDLAAALKADIAKTTFAGGSAGGVDHVMAALFAGTIGADAKKINYIPFSGGGESLAAILGGKVTAGISGLSEYDGQIKSGKLRALGVTSEKRIPGVDIPTFKEQGIDLVLANWRSVVAAPGITAEQRKTLSDAVEKMAKSDAWKDILKQKGWADAYLGGDAFGDFLKKENARITEVLKSVGLVKS is encoded by the coding sequence GGCCGGCTATCCGGCCCTCTCGCAGCAGCTCGAACTCAAGGTGATGGCGCCCGCGGCCCCCGGCGGCGGGTGGGATCAGACGGCCCGAGCGATGCAGCAAGCGCTTGTCGCCGCCGGAATCGCCCGCAGTGTCCAGGTCACCAACGTTGCAGGCGCCGGCGGCAGCGTCGGCATCGCGCAGTTCGTCAACGGCGCCAAGGGCGACGGCAACCAGATGATGGTGAACGGCTTCGTCATGGTCGGGGCGCTGGCCATGAACAAATCGCCTGTGACGCTCGATCAGGTGACGCCGATTGCGCGCCTCACCGAGGAGATCCAGGTCATCGTGGTGCCGGCGAATTCGCCGATCAAGACCGCGCAGGATCTTGCCGCCGCTCTCAAGGCGGACATCGCCAAGACAACCTTTGCCGGCGGCTCGGCCGGCGGCGTCGACCATGTGATGGCGGCGCTGTTTGCGGGGACGATCGGCGCCGATGCGAAGAAGATCAACTACATTCCGTTTTCCGGAGGCGGCGAGTCGCTGGCGGCCATTCTGGGCGGAAAAGTCACCGCGGGCATTTCTGGCCTGAGTGAATACGACGGCCAGATCAAGTCCGGCAAACTGCGCGCGCTCGGCGTGACGTCGGAAAAGCGCATCCCGGGCGTCGATATTCCGACCTTCAAGGAACAGGGGATCGACCTGGTGCTGGCCAACTGGCGCTCGGTGGTCGCAGCTCCCGGCATCACGGCGGAACAGCGCAAGACCCTGAGCGATGCGGTGGAGAAGATGGCCAAGTCCGACGCCTGGAAGGACATCCTCAAGCAGAAGGGCTGGGCTGACGCTTATCTCGGTGGCGATGCGTTCGGGGATTTCCTGAAGAAGGAAAATGCGCGCATCACCGAGGTGCTGAAGTCGGTCGGCCTCGTCAAATCATGA
- a CDS encoding tripartite tricarboxylate transporter TctB family protein, with product MTPDSASSDLPHGPASRHIDRAGLVIALALAVLAAVLVWDASRLQSNTPYGMGPHAMPIVIAVGLGILSIGNLIDALRGNLPARESADPRTVWLILAGLALLIAIIGLGGGFILATTSLFVTTARAFGRRAFLADLAIALVMTTLIYLAFDRLLTLSLPAGPLERLL from the coding sequence ATGACGCCGGATAGCGCTTCCAGCGATCTTCCGCATGGTCCGGCGTCGCGGCACATCGACCGTGCGGGCTTGGTCATTGCCCTGGCGCTCGCGGTCCTTGCCGCGGTGCTGGTATGGGACGCGAGCCGGCTGCAATCCAACACGCCTTACGGAATGGGCCCCCACGCGATGCCGATCGTCATCGCCGTCGGGCTCGGCATTCTTTCGATCGGCAATTTGATCGACGCGTTGCGGGGCAATCTGCCGGCGCGCGAGAGCGCCGATCCCAGGACTGTGTGGCTTATTCTCGCGGGCCTTGCGCTTCTGATCGCCATCATCGGCCTTGGCGGCGGCTTTATCCTTGCTACCACCTCACTGTTCGTCACCACGGCAAGAGCCTTTGGACGGCGCGCCTTTCTCGCCGACCTCGCCATCGCCCTGGTGATGACCACCCTGATCTATCTCGCGTTCGATCGGCTGCTGACGTTGAGCCTTCCCGCCGGCCCGCTGGAAAGGCTGCTGTAA
- a CDS encoding tripartite tricarboxylate transporter permease, whose amino-acid sequence MVDTFAALAHGMAVAVQPLNLLYALIGVLLGTAVGVLPGIGPALTVALLLPVTYKLDPGGSLIMFAGIYYGGMYGGSTTAILINTPGESASMATALEGNKMAKAGRGGPALATAAIGSFVAGTIATIGLAFLAPWLVDFAVRFGPEDYFALMCVAFVTVSATFGDSPIRGLTSLFIGLTLGLVGIDKLTGQARLAFGIPELLDGVEVTTLAVGLFALGEALYVASRRHHTEEKLEPVRGSLWMTKEDWKRSWKPWLRGTLFGFPIGALPAGGAEIPTFLSYSTEKRLTKHPEQFGKGAIEGVAGPEAANNASAAGTLVPLLTLGLPTSATAAMMLAGFQQYGLNPGPLLFAERPELVWGLIASLFIANCMLLVLNLPLVGLWVKLLAIPQPWLYAGILVFATTGTIAAKPSVVELSMLAGFGVMGFLMRRFDFPIAPVVIGLILGPIAESQLRRAMAISLGDPLALLQSPMSATLLGVALIALVAPFVLKGLGRFKANED is encoded by the coding sequence ATGGTCGACACCTTCGCCGCGCTCGCTCACGGCATGGCCGTCGCGGTCCAGCCCTTGAACCTGCTCTATGCGCTGATCGGCGTGCTGCTCGGCACCGCGGTGGGCGTGCTGCCCGGTATCGGTCCCGCGCTGACGGTCGCGTTGCTGCTGCCGGTGACCTACAAGCTCGATCCCGGCGGTTCGCTGATCATGTTCGCCGGCATCTATTACGGCGGCATGTACGGCGGATCGACCACCGCCATCCTGATCAACACGCCCGGCGAGAGCGCATCGATGGCGACCGCGCTCGAGGGCAACAAGATGGCCAAGGCCGGCCGCGGCGGTCCCGCGCTTGCGACCGCGGCGATCGGCTCGTTCGTCGCGGGCACCATCGCCACCATCGGCCTGGCCTTTCTGGCGCCGTGGCTGGTGGATTTTGCGGTGCGCTTCGGGCCTGAGGATTATTTTGCGTTGATGTGCGTGGCCTTCGTCACGGTGTCGGCAACCTTCGGAGATTCGCCGATCCGCGGACTGACCAGCCTGTTCATCGGGCTGACGCTCGGGCTTGTTGGCATCGACAAGCTCACCGGTCAGGCCCGGCTCGCTTTCGGCATCCCTGAACTGCTCGATGGCGTCGAAGTGACGACGCTGGCGGTCGGCCTGTTCGCCCTCGGGGAGGCGCTCTACGTCGCATCGCGCCGTCATCACACCGAGGAGAAGCTCGAGCCCGTGCGCGGCTCGCTGTGGATGACGAAGGAGGACTGGAAGCGGTCATGGAAACCGTGGCTGCGCGGGACGCTGTTCGGTTTTCCGATCGGCGCGCTTCCCGCCGGCGGCGCGGAGATTCCGACATTCCTGTCTTACTCCACAGAAAAGCGGCTGACGAAACACCCGGAGCAATTCGGCAAGGGCGCCATCGAAGGCGTCGCGGGGCCGGAAGCGGCCAACAACGCCTCCGCCGCCGGCACCCTCGTGCCGTTGCTGACGCTCGGGCTTCCGACATCGGCAACCGCCGCGATGATGCTGGCGGGCTTTCAGCAATACGGCCTGAACCCGGGACCGCTGCTGTTCGCGGAGCGGCCCGAACTGGTCTGGGGCCTGATCGCAAGCCTGTTCATCGCCAACTGCATGCTGCTGGTTCTCAATCTGCCGCTGGTCGGCTTGTGGGTGAAACTGCTCGCGATCCCGCAGCCGTGGCTCTACGCCGGAATTCTCGTGTTCGCGACCACGGGCACCATTGCGGCGAAGCCGTCGGTGGTCGAGCTGTCGATGCTGGCGGGCTTCGGGGTGATGGGCTTTTTGATGCGCAGGTTCGATTTCCCGATCGCGCCTGTCGTCATCGGTCTCATCCTCGGACCGATCGCCGAAAGCCAGTTGCGCCGCGCGATGGCGATCAGCCTCGGCGATCCCCTGGCGCTGCTGCAAAGTCCGATGTCGGCGACGCTGCTCGGCGTCGCGCTGATCGCGCTGGTGGCGCCGTTCGTGCTGAAGGGACTGGGACGGTTCAAGGCGAACGAGGACTAG
- a CDS encoding VanZ family protein yields the protein MTMPLRIFAWLLAAAVAFATLGPPGLRPHSDLGQNGEHALAFVLIGLAFGLAYTQRRLLTAAAAVVMIALIEVLQFWAPGRHARWSDFVVDAVAACAGLAAAAVLDWAIQRSRTQTSS from the coding sequence ATGACGATGCCCCTTCGAATATTCGCCTGGCTGCTCGCCGCGGCGGTGGCCTTTGCGACGCTGGGGCCGCCGGGATTGCGGCCGCATTCCGACCTCGGTCAGAACGGCGAACACGCCCTCGCCTTCGTCCTGATCGGGCTCGCCTTCGGCCTCGCCTATACGCAGCGCCGCCTGCTGACGGCGGCGGCCGCCGTTGTCATGATCGCCCTGATCGAAGTCCTGCAGTTCTGGGCGCCGGGACGGCACGCGCGATGGTCGGATTTCGTCGTCGACGCCGTGGCCGCCTGCGCCGGCCTCGCCGCGGCGGCAGTACTGGACTGGGCCATCCAGCGATCCCGCACCCAGACTTCGTCATAG
- a CDS encoding thiamine pyrophosphate-dependent enzyme: protein MNTATNGPARNTKVMNRFDLTSRLVAKLKNEEAVIGGIGNTNFDLWAAGHRPQNFYMLGSMGLAFPIALGVALAQPKRRVFALEGDGSLLMQLGCLSTIAMLKPNNLTMIVMDNGIYQITGAQPTPAAAVADIIAIAIGCGLSNSAWAADEEDFERLVDRSMTASEPVLIGVRIDDKPGVGTTRRDPVQIRERFMHGIGVREPL, encoded by the coding sequence ATGAACACGGCAACCAACGGCCCCGCCCGCAACACCAAGGTGATGAACCGGTTCGATCTCACTTCGAGGCTGGTCGCGAAGCTGAAGAACGAGGAAGCCGTGATCGGCGGCATCGGCAACACCAATTTCGACCTGTGGGCCGCCGGCCACCGGCCGCAGAATTTCTACATGCTGGGCAGCATGGGGCTGGCGTTCCCGATCGCACTCGGCGTCGCGCTGGCGCAGCCGAAGCGTCGCGTCTTTGCGCTGGAAGGCGATGGCTCGCTGCTGATGCAACTGGGATGCCTGTCCACCATCGCGATGCTGAAGCCGAACAACCTCACCATGATCGTGATGGACAACGGCATCTACCAGATCACCGGCGCGCAGCCGACACCGGCCGCGGCGGTGGCGGACATCATCGCCATCGCCATCGGCTGCGGTCTTTCGAACAGCGCCTGGGCGGCCGACGAGGAGGATTTCGAGCGTCTCGTCGATCGATCGATGACGGCCTCCGAGCCTGTCCTGATCGGGGTGCGCATCGACGACAAGCCGGGGGTCGGCACCACCCGTCGCGATCCCGTGCAGATCCGGGAGCGCTTCATGCACGGCATCGGCGTGCGGGAACCGCTATAA
- a CDS encoding thiamine pyrophosphate-binding protein, whose protein sequence is MAAAGGQTSPQASGKNWHEVVLETLKRNDIRLVPYVPDRVLTTLIKSIHADPFFTTFPTAREEEAVGIISGAWMGGMRGAVLMQTSGFATLANVLASLVVPSQIPLIMFVSERGTLGEFNYGQTLVCRTMRPVLDSLAMEHHTCTRLDEFEFIVDRSIKQAITTQAPVALILSPLLTGGKVFDK, encoded by the coding sequence ATGGCGGCCGCCGGGGGACAAACCTCGCCTCAAGCTTCCGGGAAGAACTGGCACGAGGTAGTGCTGGAAACGCTCAAGCGCAACGACATCCGGCTGGTGCCCTACGTCCCCGACCGCGTGCTGACGACGCTGATCAAGAGCATTCACGCCGACCCGTTCTTCACGACCTTTCCAACCGCGCGCGAGGAAGAAGCGGTCGGCATCATCTCCGGCGCCTGGATGGGCGGCATGCGCGGCGCCGTGCTGATGCAGACTTCCGGCTTCGCCACGCTGGCCAACGTGCTGGCGTCGCTGGTGGTGCCGAGCCAGATCCCGCTGATCATGTTCGTATCCGAGCGTGGCACGCTCGGTGAATTCAACTACGGGCAGACGCTGGTGTGCCGCACCATGCGGCCGGTGCTGGATTCGCTGGCGATGGAGCATCACACCTGCACCCGGCTCGATGAATTCGAATTCATCGTCGATCGGTCGATCAAGCAAGCCATCACCACGCAGGCGCCGGTGGCGCTGATCCTGTCGCCGCTGCTGACCGGCGGCAAAGTCTTCGACAAGTGA
- a CDS encoding Bug family tripartite tricarboxylate transporter substrate binding protein encodes MDSFLRWAVVAVAMLSAAVTASAQSSFPSKPVHIFVPYAAGGGVDILARTLGDVVSKQWGQSVIVENRPGAGGLVASQALVASPPDGYTLIVVASGHATNPLLHPKIPYDTFKDFTPISLLGSSPNILLVRADSPFKTLGDMIAQARAKPGSLSFAYAGTGTSTHLAGELLKNLARIDLNAVPYRGGAPAINDLLGGQIAMSFNNGPESIPQLEAGTVRALAVTTASRASLLPNVPSMSETVPGYDTEVWWGLLGPAGMPADLVAKLSQDFVAALNTDAVKARLAKLGASPIGSSPKAFDAKIRADYEKWAPIIKAAGIKAE; translated from the coding sequence ATGGACAGCTTTCTGAGGTGGGCCGTCGTCGCGGTGGCGATGTTGAGCGCGGCTGTGACTGCATCCGCGCAGTCGTCGTTTCCATCGAAGCCCGTGCATATCTTCGTGCCCTACGCGGCCGGTGGCGGCGTCGACATCCTCGCCCGCACGCTGGGCGATGTGGTTTCAAAGCAATGGGGTCAATCCGTCATCGTTGAAAACCGGCCGGGCGCGGGCGGCCTGGTCGCGTCGCAGGCGCTCGTCGCATCGCCGCCGGATGGCTACACATTGATCGTCGTCGCCAGCGGCCACGCCACCAATCCGTTGCTGCACCCGAAAATTCCCTACGACACGTTCAAGGACTTCACGCCGATTTCGCTGCTGGGGTCGTCGCCCAACATCCTGCTGGTGCGTGCCGACTCCCCGTTCAAGACGCTCGGCGACATGATCGCGCAGGCGCGCGCCAAACCGGGAAGCCTGTCCTTTGCCTATGCGGGCACCGGGACGTCGACGCACCTGGCCGGCGAACTCCTGAAGAATCTTGCCAGGATCGATCTCAATGCCGTTCCCTACAGGGGCGGCGCACCCGCCATAAACGATCTCCTGGGCGGACAGATTGCGATGTCATTCAACAACGGGCCGGAATCGATTCCGCAGCTCGAGGCCGGTACGGTCCGTGCGCTCGCGGTCACTACTGCTTCGCGGGCGTCGCTGCTGCCCAACGTGCCCAGCATGTCCGAGACCGTGCCGGGCTACGACACCGAAGTCTGGTGGGGTCTGCTCGGGCCGGCCGGCATGCCCGCCGATCTCGTTGCCAAACTTTCGCAGGACTTCGTCGCGGCCTTGAACACGGACGCCGTGAAGGCGCGGCTGGCCAAGCTCGGCGCATCGCCGATCGGCAGTTCGCCGAAGGCGTTCGACGCCAAGATTCGGGCCGACTACGAAAAGTGGGCGCCGATCATCAAGGCCGCCGGCATCAAGGCCGAATGA
- a CDS encoding amidohydrolase family protein yields the protein MIPACLPPRDVSRPKVPPPPNACDTHAHVFGPAARFPYTPDRSYTPPDAPLEKYLGMLDTIGFARGVLVQGSAHGRDNSAMLDALARRPDRLRGVAVADADIAPAELREWNRLGVRGLRFNHFFRDGQLHYRGGVPLSAAQTLAPVMAELGWHLQLWIDVKDLPETVPVLKSLGLPVVIDHMGRTDARAGTGTEGFQSLLRAVADGWCWAKLSGAHRLSRNAPDYPDARPFHEALVSANPERLVWGGDWPHPRVEGEMPDAGHLFELFQLWTPDQAAQHRILVANPAKLYGFPN from the coding sequence ATGATCCCTGCCTGTCTGCCGCCGCGCGATGTCAGCCGGCCGAAAGTACCGCCGCCGCCCAATGCCTGCGATACCCATGCGCATGTGTTCGGGCCGGCGGCGCGGTTTCCCTACACTCCCGATCGCAGCTACACGCCGCCGGATGCGCCGCTCGAGAAATATCTCGGCATGCTCGATACAATCGGATTTGCGCGCGGCGTGCTGGTGCAGGGCAGCGCGCATGGCCGCGACAATTCCGCCATGCTCGATGCGCTGGCGCGGCGGCCCGACCGCCTGCGCGGCGTCGCGGTGGCCGACGCCGACATCGCGCCGGCGGAGCTTCGGGAGTGGAATCGACTCGGCGTCCGCGGCCTGCGCTTCAATCACTTCTTTCGCGACGGGCAATTGCACTATCGCGGCGGCGTGCCGCTGTCGGCGGCGCAAACGCTCGCGCCCGTCATGGCCGAGCTCGGATGGCATCTTCAGCTCTGGATCGACGTCAAGGATCTGCCCGAGACCGTGCCGGTGCTGAAATCGCTCGGCCTGCCGGTCGTGATCGATCACATGGGCCGCACCGATGCCCGCGCCGGCACCGGGACGGAAGGTTTTCAGAGCCTGCTGCGCGCGGTCGCTGACGGCTGGTGCTGGGCCAAGCTGTCGGGCGCTCATCGGCTCAGCCGCAACGCTCCTGACTATCCCGACGCAAGGCCGTTTCATGAGGCGCTGGTCTCCGCCAATCCGGAACGGCTGGTGTGGGGCGGCGACTGGCCGCATCCGCGCGTCGAAGGCGAAATGCCCGACGCCGGACATCTGTTCGAATTGTTTCAGCTGTGGACGCCGGATCAGGCGGCGCAGCATCGCATCCTCGTCGCCAATCCGGCCAAACTCTATGGCTTCCCGAACTGA
- a CDS encoding hydroxyacid dehydrogenase: MSVNNKRVFYVKYLAHPIFAEMLAARPDVRLDRLENESAEEIYAPILAQAHAYQIGAARDEFDGHFHVHADLLRRAPNLLIVSSNGAGYDPVDVEACTAAGVLVVNQSGGNAHSVAEHALGMMLTLSKRIIEADRALRRDPNVNRNALIGTEAQGKTIGIVGLGNVGRRIAELCKGLLGMKVLAYDPYLPAAEMAARGAEKVELDEVLRRSDYVSINCPLTKESRGMIGAREFALMQPHAYFITTARGFIHDEAALYDALRDKRIAGAGLDVWAKEPPPPDHPLLQFDNVLASPHTAGVTREARINMGRIAAEQMLGALDGKRPPRIINPEVWPAYAKRFERAFGFTPG; the protein is encoded by the coding sequence ATGTCCGTGAATAACAAGCGCGTGTTCTACGTCAAATATCTGGCGCATCCGATCTTTGCCGAGATGCTGGCGGCACGGCCCGACGTCCGTCTCGACCGGCTCGAAAACGAAAGCGCCGAGGAAATCTATGCGCCGATCCTGGCCCAGGCGCACGCCTACCAGATCGGCGCCGCACGCGACGAATTCGACGGCCACTTCCACGTCCATGCCGACCTGTTGCGCCGCGCGCCGAACCTCTTGATCGTCTCCAGCAACGGCGCCGGTTACGATCCCGTCGATGTCGAGGCCTGCACCGCGGCAGGCGTGCTGGTCGTCAACCAGTCCGGCGGCAACGCCCATTCCGTGGCCGAACATGCGCTCGGCATGATGCTGACGCTGTCGAAACGCATCATCGAGGCGGACCGCGCGCTGCGGCGCGATCCCAATGTCAACCGTAACGCCCTGATCGGCACCGAGGCGCAGGGCAAGACCATCGGCATCGTCGGGCTCGGCAATGTCGGCCGCCGCATCGCCGAACTGTGCAAGGGTTTGCTCGGCATGAAGGTGCTGGCCTACGACCCCTATCTCCCGGCAGCCGAGATGGCGGCGCGCGGGGCTGAGAAGGTCGAGCTGGACGAGGTGCTGCGCCGCTCCGATTACGTCTCGATCAATTGTCCGCTCACGAAAGAGAGCCGCGGCATGATCGGCGCGCGGGAATTCGCGCTGATGCAGCCGCATGCTTATTTCATCACCACCGCCCGCGGCTTCATCCATGACGAGGCCGCGCTCTATGACGCGCTGCGCGACAAGCGCATCGCCGGCGCCGGCCTCGATGTCTGGGCCAAGGAGCCGCCGCCGCCGGACCATCCGCTGCTGCAATTCGACAACGTGCTGGCGAGCCCGCATACGGCGGGAGTGACCAGGGAAGCGCGGATCAATATGGGCCGGATCGCCGCCGAGCAGATGCTCGGCGCACTCGACGGCAAGCGGCCGCCGCGCATCATCAACCCCGAAGTGTGGCCGGCCTACGCCAAGCGCTTCGAGCGGGCGTTCGGGTTTACGCCGGGCTAG
- a CDS encoding thiamine pyrophosphate-binding protein, which produces MNLPFSNARTGGKILVDQLLIHGADMAFCVPGESYLEVLDALFDVRDRFKLVNARHEAGAANMAEAYGKLTGRPGICMVTRGPGACHASVGVHTAFQDSTPMLLLIGQVGRDMMDREAFQEIDYRQMFGPVAKWAAQIDVTARIPEYIARAFHIATSGRPGPVVLALPEDMLTEVTQAGDAVCYRPTQPAAPPQAFAPIRELLDGAKKPMILAGGPGWSDRACAQLQDFAEANGIPVATSFRRQDTFDNRSSCFAGDLGTSGPPALVQRFKEADLLFVIGARLGEMTTQGYTILSAPTARPRLVHVHADADELGKVFTPDIAVLSSADNFVAGLAECRWFAADRWNSWRKSARTDYLNAVAAPDCTQALDLAAAMIELGKRIGDNAVVTLDAGNHTGWPQRYLTYARPGRQIGPTNGAMGYSVPAAVAASLVHPDRIVIGCVGDGGFMMSGQEISTAVQHGGNPIILLFNNNMYGTIRMHQEREHPSRVVGTDLVNPDFVAMAKAMGAHAERITRTGDFAPALERAIAAKRPALIELCTDPEQISTRTTLTNLRVAAEQRQTKAAAD; this is translated from the coding sequence ATGAATCTGCCCTTTTCCAATGCGCGCACCGGCGGAAAGATCCTGGTCGATCAGCTCCTGATCCACGGCGCCGACATGGCGTTCTGCGTGCCGGGCGAGAGCTATCTGGAGGTGCTGGATGCACTGTTCGATGTGCGCGACCGCTTCAAGCTCGTCAACGCCCGTCACGAAGCCGGCGCCGCCAACATGGCCGAGGCCTACGGCAAGCTTACGGGCAGGCCCGGCATCTGCATGGTGACGCGCGGTCCCGGCGCATGCCATGCGTCGGTCGGCGTCCACACCGCATTCCAGGACTCGACGCCGATGCTCCTGCTCATCGGCCAGGTCGGCCGTGACATGATGGATCGCGAAGCCTTTCAGGAGATCGACTACCGTCAGATGTTCGGCCCTGTCGCCAAATGGGCGGCACAGATCGACGTCACGGCGCGGATTCCCGAATATATCGCGCGCGCTTTCCACATCGCGACCTCGGGCCGCCCTGGCCCGGTGGTGCTGGCATTGCCGGAGGACATGCTGACCGAAGTGACACAGGCGGGCGACGCGGTTTGCTATCGGCCGACGCAACCGGCCGCCCCGCCGCAGGCCTTCGCGCCAATTCGCGAACTGCTCGATGGCGCGAAGAAGCCCATGATCCTGGCTGGAGGTCCTGGCTGGAGCGACCGCGCCTGCGCCCAATTGCAGGATTTTGCCGAGGCCAACGGCATTCCGGTCGCGACCTCGTTCCGCCGGCAGGATACTTTCGACAACCGGTCGTCGTGCTTTGCCGGCGATCTCGGCACGTCCGGGCCGCCAGCTCTGGTGCAGCGCTTCAAGGAAGCCGATCTGCTGTTCGTAATCGGTGCGCGTCTCGGCGAAATGACCACCCAGGGCTACACTATTCTTTCGGCGCCAACGGCCCGACCGAGGCTGGTCCATGTCCACGCCGACGCCGACGAACTCGGCAAGGTATTCACGCCCGACATCGCCGTGCTGTCGTCTGCCGACAATTTCGTGGCTGGCCTGGCCGAGTGCCGCTGGTTTGCAGCCGATCGCTGGAACAGCTGGCGCAAATCCGCCCGTACCGACTATCTCAACGCGGTCGCAGCGCCGGACTGCACCCAGGCGCTGGACCTCGCCGCCGCGATGATCGAACTCGGCAAGCGGATCGGCGACAACGCGGTCGTCACACTCGACGCCGGCAATCACACCGGCTGGCCGCAGCGCTATCTGACCTATGCGCGGCCGGGCCGCCAGATCGGGCCCACCAACGGCGCGATGGGCTATTCGGTGCCGGCGGCGGTTGCCGCGTCGCTGGTCCACCCGGATCGCATCGTGATCGGCTGCGTCGGCGATGGCGGTTTCATGATGAGCGGACAGGAGATCTCGACCGCCGTGCAGCACGGCGGCAACCCGATCATTCTGCTGTTCAACAACAACATGTACGGCACCATCCGCATGCATCAGGAGCGCGAGCACCCTTCGCGCGTCGTCGGAACCGACCTCGTCAATCCGGACTTCGTGGCGATGGCGAAAGCGATGGGGGCGCATGCTGAGCGCATCACCCGCACCGGAGATTTTGCGCCGGCGCTCGAGCGCGCCATCGCGGCGAAACGTCCGGCGCTGATCGAACTGTGCACCGATCCGGAGCAGATTTCGACGCGCACCACCCTCACCAATCTGCGCGTGGCGGCCGAACAGCGGCAAACGAAAGCCGCTGCGGACTAA
- the ald gene encoding alanine dehydrogenase, with amino-acid sequence MRIGVPREIKIHEYRVGLTPDTVREYAAAGHSVVIEANAGAGIGADDDAYRRAGAAIADTPAEIFATSDMVVKVKEPQAREWTQLREGQILFTYLHLAPDPEQARGLMASGCTAIAYETVTDAKGGLPLLAPMSEVAGRLSIEAAGSALKRSAGGRGILLGGVPGVVPARVVVIGGGVVGSHAARMAVGLGAEVTILDRSIPRLRELDELFQGRVRTRFPTAEAIEQEIFAADVVIGAVLVPGASAPKLINRKMLKSMRPGSVLVDVAIDQGGCFETSRPTTHDEPTYEVDGIIHYCVANMPGAVPLTSSHALNNATLPFGLALANLGFVAVMQNPHLRAGLNVHRGRLTNKAVAESLGLACFPIEGAIGA; translated from the coding sequence ATGCGGATCGGGGTGCCGAGGGAGATCAAGATTCATGAATATCGTGTCGGCCTCACACCGGACACCGTTCGTGAGTACGCAGCTGCCGGCCATAGCGTCGTCATCGAGGCCAATGCGGGTGCCGGGATCGGCGCTGACGACGACGCCTACCGCAGGGCGGGAGCTGCCATCGCCGACACGCCAGCCGAAATCTTCGCAACCAGCGACATGGTCGTGAAGGTCAAGGAACCCCAGGCTCGCGAATGGACCCAGCTGCGCGAAGGCCAGATCCTCTTCACCTATCTGCATCTGGCGCCTGATCCGGAACAGGCCAGAGGCCTGATGGCTTCGGGCTGCACCGCGATCGCCTATGAGACGGTCACGGATGCCAAGGGTGGGCTGCCCCTGCTCGCTCCGATGAGTGAGGTCGCAGGAAGACTCTCCATCGAGGCGGCCGGCTCGGCGTTGAAGCGCAGCGCCGGCGGCCGCGGCATTCTGCTCGGCGGCGTGCCGGGCGTCGTTCCTGCCCGTGTCGTGGTCATCGGCGGCGGGGTCGTCGGCTCCCACGCTGCGCGAATGGCCGTTGGGCTCGGCGCGGAAGTCACGATCCTGGACCGCTCGATCCCGAGGCTGCGTGAGCTCGACGAGTTGTTCCAGGGCCGAGTCCGCACCCGCTTCCCCACCGCCGAGGCAATCGAACAGGAGATTTTCGCCGCCGACGTTGTGATCGGCGCGGTGCTGGTCCCCGGTGCAAGCGCTCCGAAGCTGATCAACCGGAAAATGTTGAAATCCATGCGGCCGGGTTCGGTGCTCGTCGATGTCGCGATCGACCAGGGAGGCTGCTTCGAGACGTCTCGTCCGACGACGCATGATGAGCCGACCTATGAGGTCGACGGAATCATCCACTACTGCGTGGCGAACATGCCCGGTGCGGTTCCCCTCACCTCAAGCCATGCCTTGAACAACGCGACACTGCCGTTCGGGCTGGCATTGGCGAACCTCGGCTTCGTGGCGGTGATGCAAAATCCCCATCTGCGTGCGGGCCTCAACGTTCACCGCGGCCGCCTCACCAATAAGGCGGTTGCCGAAAGTCTGGGCTTGGCCTGCTTCCCGATTGAAGGCGCGATTGGCGCCTGA